From a single Drosophila sulfurigaster albostrigata strain 15112-1811.04 chromosome 3, ASM2355843v2, whole genome shotgun sequence genomic region:
- the LOC133846149 gene encoding activity-regulated cytoskeleton associated protein 1-like, producing MAQTIQMTNEQLQALIEAVRASAVSAAGNAVAAGESSTSKTKGSFSNCTHRFGGARSHDEVEEFITNIVTYKELESISDENALKGISLLFYGIASTWWQGVRKEAKTWNDAIGLIREHFSPTKPAYQVYMEFFEKKQEDSVAIDTFVVEKRALLAQLPEGRHNEETELDFLYGLLNIKYRKHIPRQSITTFRDLLEQGRIIEHNNQEDEAVSKGPLRGARRVDRCTYCNFRGHTFENCRKRRQAQNEGNDD from the coding sequence atggcGCAGACTATTCAGATGACTAACGAGCAACTGCAAGCGCTCATCGAAGCAGTGCGTGCGTCGGCTGTCAGCGCAGCTGGCAACGCTGTCGCTGCTGGTGAATCTTCAACATCCAAGACGAAGGGCAGCTTCAGTAATTGCACACATCGATTTGGCGGTGCTCGCAGTCATGACGAGGTCGAGGAGTTCATCACCAACATTGTCACCTACAAGGAGTTGGAGAGCATCAGCGATGAGAACGCCCTCAAGGGCATCTCACTCCTCTTCTACGGCATCGCTTCCACTTGGTGGCAAGGTGTTCGGAAGGAGGCAAAGACCTGGAATGACGCTATTGGTCTAATCCGTGAACACTTCTCTCCCACTAAGCCTGCCTACCAGGTCTACATGGAGTTCTTCGAGAAGAAACAGGAGGATTCGGTTGCCATTGACACCTTTGTGGTCGAGAAACGTGCACTGCTCGCTCAGCTGCCAGAAGGTCGCCACAATGAAGAAACCGAATTGGACTTCCTCTACGGCCTCTTGAATATCAAGTACCGCAAACACATTCCCCGTCAGAGCATCACAACGTTTCGTGACCTTCTTGAGCAAGGACGCATCATCGAGCATAACAACCAAGAAGATGAAGCCGTATCCAAGGGTCCACTACGCGGTGCTCGCCGTGTTGATCGTTGCACTTACTGCAATTTCCGTGGACACACGTTCGAGAACTGCCGCAAACGTCGACAGGCACAGAACGAGGGCAACGACGATTAA
- the LOC133841722 gene encoding chromobox protein homolog 1-like, with amino-acid sequence MKRYIVERIEKKRVINGITEYFLKWKGYPRSKNTWEPVDNLFCNDLVAEFEMSEKKKAQSYNRLKSVSSGGDSKAVIRLKRLANEKNKKFGFDRGLEALKIIGATDSSGELMFLMSWKNTDKLELVPATLANLMCPQIVIDFYEEGLTWAPHIGNVKIKNSSRHAKKENAY; translated from the coding sequence ATGAAAAGATATATAGTGGAACGTATTGAAAAAAAGCGAGTAATCAATGGTATTACTGAGTATTTCCTAAAGTGGAAGGGATACCCTCGCTCCAAGAACACATGGGAGCCCGTTGACAATCTATTTTGCAATGATTTAGTCGCCGAATTCGAGATGTCGGAGAAAAAGAAAGCGCAATCTTACAACAGGCTCAAATCTGTATCTTCTGGAGGCGATTCCAAGGCAGTTATTCGATTAAAAAGACTGGCTAACGAAAAGAATAAGAAATTTGGATTTGATCGTGGCTTGGAGGCTTTGAAAATTATTGGCGCAACCGATTCGTCCGGAGAGCTCATGTTTCTCATGTCTTGGAAAAATACGGATAAACTTGAACTGGTGCCGGCAACGTTGGCCAATTTAATGTGTCCCCAAATAGTTATTGACTTCTATGAGGAGGGCCTTACTTGGGCTCCACACATCGGTaatgtgaaaattaaaaattcaagtCGTCATGcgaaaaaggaaaatgcaTACTAA
- the LOC133841715 gene encoding general transcription factor IIH subunit 1 — protein MTTSSEDVLLQMGEVRYKKGDGTLYVMNERLAWMAEHRDTVTVSHRYADIKTQKISPEGKPKVQLQVVLHDGNTSTFHFVNRQGLQATLADRDKVKELLQQLLPNFKRKVDKDLEDKNRILKDHPNLLQLYKDLVITKVLTSDEFWATHAKEHALKKMGKSQEIGVSGAFLADIKPQTDGCNGLKYNLTPDVIHCIFKTYPAVKRKHMENVPAKMPENEFWTKFFQSHYFHRDRLTAGTKDIFTECGKIDDQALKAAVQQGAGDPLLDLKKFEDVPLEEGFGSVAGDRNVVNSGNIVHQNMIKRFNQHSIMVLKTCANVNASTTSMTNGSTNMANGPLGQSSHTNGFNGKGGGAGGHSNDGADIDKGAPQAKKQRLIEKIHYEDLGNPLLETEDDAANASNKAKQFELSKVERYLNGPLQNHMYDNHNDSMPLDDVQYKLVRNSESWLDRSAQRNVICSKAAVNALGELSPGGSLMRGFQEQSVGQLVPLDFQRELRHLYLSLMELLKHFWNCFPPTTEELEAKLQRMHETLQRFKMAKLVPFENRAMHELSPLRSSLTQHMNILLRTANSKYATWKERKLRNNR, from the exons ATGACTACCAGCAGCGAGGATGTGCTCCTACAGATGGGCGAGGTGCGCTACAAGAAGGGTGATGGCACACTATACGTGATGAACGAACGACTGGCCTGGATGGCTGAGCATCGCGACACTGTCACTGTCTCGCATCGCTATGCGGACATCAAAA CACAGAAGATCTCGCCCGAGGGCAAGCCGAAGGTGCAGCTACAGGTGGTGCTGCATGATGGCAACACGTCCACCTTTCATTTTGTCAATAGACAGGGATTGCAGGCAACGCTGGCGGATCGGGACAAGGTCAAGgagttgctgcagcagctgttacCGAACTTTAAGCGCAAGGTGGACAAGGACTTGGAGGATAAAAATCGCATATTGAAGGATCATCCAAATTTGTTGCAACTGTACAAGGATTTGGTGATTACCAAAGTACTCACAAGCGACGAGTTCTGGGCCACCCATGCTAAGGAACATGCGCTTAAAAAGATGGGCAAGAGCCAGGAAATTG GTGTTTCTGGTGCCTTCTTGGCTGACATTAAGCCGCAGACGGATGGCTGCAATGGcctaaaatacaatttgactCCGGACGTTATACACtgcatttttaaaacatatcCCGCCGTCAAACGTAAACACATGGAAAACGTGCCTGCCAAAATGCCGGAAAACGAGTTCTGGACAAAGTTTTTCCAGTCACACTATTTCCACAGAGATCGCCTTACTGCTGGGACCAAAGATATCTTCACCGAGTGTGGCAAAATCGATGACCAGGCGCTTAAGGCTGCCGTGCAGCAGGGCGCTGGCGATCCGTTGCTGGATTTGAAGAAGTTTGAGGATGTTCCACTGGAGGAGGGATTCGGCAGCGTGGCTGGTGATCGCAATGTGGTCAATAGCGGCAACATTGTGCATCAGAACATGATAAAGCGCTTCAATCAGCATTCCATCATGGTGTTGAAGACGTGCGCAAATGTCAATGCATCGACCACTTCAATGACCAACGGCAGTACCAACATGGCCAATGGTCCACTTGGTCAATCCTCACATACCAATGGCTTTAATGGCAAGGGAGGTGGAGCTGGTGGGCACTCAAATGATGGCGCCGATATCGACAAGGGTGCACCACAAGCCAAGAAGCAACGGCTCATTGAGAAAATACATTACGAGGATCTTGGAAATCCGCTGCTTGAAACAGAAGATGATGCCGCCAATGCGAGTAACAAAGCCAAACAGTTTGAGCTTTCCAAGGTGGAACGCTACCTCAATGGCCCGCTGCAGAATCACATGTACGATAACCATAACGATTCCATGCCCCTGGACGATGTACAGTACAAGTTGGTACGCAACTCGGAGTCCTGGCTGGATCGCAGTGCCCAACGCAACGTGATTTGCTCGAAGGCGGCGGTAAATGCTTTGGGTGAACTCAGCCCAGGTGGCTCACTTATGCGTGGCTTTCAGGAACAGTCCGTCGGAC AGCTGGTGCCTCTTGACTTTCAGCGTGAATTGCGGCACTTGTATTTGTCGCTGATGGAATTGCTGAAGCACTTTTGGAACTGCTTTCCGCCCACTACCGAGGAGTTGGAGGCTAAGCTGCAGCGGATGCATGAGACTCTGCAACGCTTTAAAATGGCCAAATTAGTGCCTTTTGAG AATCGTGCCATGCATGAGCTATCACCACTTCGCTCATCACTTACCCAACACATGAATATACTGCTGCGCACCGCCAATTCCAAATATGCCACCTGGAAGGAGCGCAAGCTGCGCAACAACAGATAA